Part of the Drosophila santomea strain STO CAGO 1482 chromosome 2L, Prin_Dsan_1.1, whole genome shotgun sequence genome is shown below.
TCCGGGTTCCAAACCAGCTGACAGCATTCATTTGGCTCACGTTGCGGTGGTAACCCAAAGGCCAACTCCCGTCACCGAAATACTTGCTAAAATTCCGGCTAACAAACGATCAAGTTCGTGCGGATAACAAGTAACACATCTCAATATCCTTTGAAGTAACTACCTCGCAAACTGAAGACGTCACATTCCACAGAAATATAATCATTTTCGGGGGAAAGCCAGTGGAATGCTAGCCGTGCAAATAGTTGAGATTGCTAAGTGAAACCTCAACGTTAACAAGGATAAGTTGTTGGGAAAACATTCCTGTaatggaaataataataaaatgtgaTTAAAATGGAATATATTGTCGCTTAAAGAAATATTACTTAATAAaacatatgcaaattaatttgacAATAAAGAGCAAGGTAATACAAGccaaatatatagaaaaagaAACACAGGGGCATaggaaattttaaattctGATAAGAATACGAGGCCAAACCGCAATAACAATATCTATGACTAAAGAGAAGGACAAATGGTCGGCTCCTACATTTCTAAGTTTACGTAAACTaacttaatattttattaggaCTGACCATAAAAGATAACATTGAAATATGTTTACGTAAAATATTTACCATAGTTTTAAAGCTAGCTATAAAGCAAGTTCTATAGCATGTATTTGAAATATTCCACTTATGcttttaatcaatttttgcTAATTTCAAATTTGGTCTCTTCTTTGCAGGCTTAGCCCAAGTGACTTACCAGATCATTGGGCCTCAGGTACATCAAATCCATCGACCtcgaccagcagcagcagcagcagcagcggcagtaGCATTAGcgccagcggcagcaacaacaacaagtacAACAGCGGCAACATATCGGTCTGCAACCTGCCGCGCTCATCGCCGGccgctgcaacagcagccgtTACACTATCGTCGACCGCCGGCGGCATTGGCAGCAACTTGTTGAGCGGCCTGCATCACGGACTGGCGCCCGGTACGCATCCACTGCAGCGCGCGACGGCAGCCAGCGGAGGCGGAGCTGGtgctgggggcgtggcaggcgcCTCGACAGCAGCGGCACTTGCACTccagcaacatcagcatcagcatcagaatcagcaccagcaccagcagcaggcgcaacagcagcagcatcagcagcagacgcagcagcagcagcaattggcctaccagcatcagcaactgcagcagcagatcATCTCGCAGCGTTCCATACAAAACAAGGCGGCGGCCACCGCTGCCGCACAAACGGCAAGTCTTGCTGCTGCCCTGCAGCGATCGGCTGCCATTATGAATGCGGTGGCATCGCCGATCTCAGCCAACTCTGCCAACTCAGCGACGTCCGGCCGAAAGATACGCCGCAAGACGGATTCAAAGGTCAATCTGGTGAGTTTCTGCCGGGGAAGTCCCTTCTAATGCAAGCCATTAGGTTTCTTTTATAATGAGCGAGAAATTTCGAACACCCTATAATCACTATAAATAAACATGcaaatattacgtatacgccacgttgaCATACCAACGCTAGCTCTAATGCATGCAGGTTCGATTAAAACATAATCTTCGATGGCTTGGCACAAAAATAACTTGCTAAAGGACgtatcaaattatttttagtaaGACTGGTTTGCATTTTTCTAAccaaattaacaaaaatttgagATGTTCATAAAAAGACtgattattaatatttatgaaacAGAAAGATAATATGCTGAAGTATGCAAAATTAGTCATAAACTATTCTTAATTGAGGGCTCAAACTTTGAAAGTATTCAAAGTATTTCAAGTTTTATTAACAACTTTGTGCTCTTTGCAGCCCCAATCACAAATCAACAAATGCAACAATGAGAAGCGACGTCGCGAGGCGGAGAATGGCTATATCGAGCAGCTGTCGGAGATATTGACGCTGAACAAGCGTGGAGATATGACCTCAACGAAACCGGACAAGGCGGCTATACTAAACCAAGTGGTTCGAACGGTACGtaatcgaaatcgaaaattgATTAAtacatttgtacatttgtttATACACTCCCCACGCATACAAGTTAATTACCGACAAGACCCCAATGCATAAGCTCATCAAACGAAACTAATAAGCCCGAAACGCGAAACGCGACCAACTGCAAGTAAAAGCAATACAAGTTGTTATAACACCCTGGGAATGACTGACTTGGCGGACTTGGCCAGTCGATTCCACTGCTCTGTCCGGAATACCAAATGATCAATTACAGCGCAAAAACACAGCCCAGTGAAATTCCCCAATGTAATTTCCATGCAGTTTCCCCGCAGCTTCAGCTTCGTCTTCGTTcttcttcatattttttgtacacAGAAAGTAAATGCTGATACTTTTACGCCATCCAAAATTCCTAAAAAATTAACTATACGAGTTGTATAATGAAGTGATCAGTCAGTCTATGATATATAGGATTTGTGTAATTTGTGTAAACACAAACTCTGTTCCAACTTGCTTgacttttctctctgtgcagtCAAAAACGCGTTccaattaaaaagcaattaaaagcTCAGCCGAAAAAGAGCTTAAAAGAATTTCGCGAAAGCGAATATGAGAGGTGCAGAAGCTGCGATGAAGAGTTGGCTGACGTAATTTGGCCCCAGCCGCaacacaatttaattaatatttttatttaatttacataaatttatttatgtttcaaTGGCCCGACCCGACCCAACTTAATGTTGTTTTAGGCATtaatattgttgttgccgcacATCTTTTATTGGTTTCAGGTAGCCTAAGCACTTTATTATGCAAATCATTTTCGAGCCAAGCGCCACGCTTTGCCGAACATCCAAAAAACcgacaaaaccaaaaccgaaaaatgtaaaagacacaaaaaaaaaaacgggaaAAAGACACAAACCAACAAATGGCTTTATAAATGAAACGCGGCGCACAGCCAACGCCAAAatacataattttattttgtaatccAGGCGggcgaaaacgaaaacaaaacaactcATCGGCCagtgaaatgcaattaaaggGTACAACACAGCTCACACATGAGTTCCGCacataataaacaaattgaattaaacgCGTTCGTGTCATGTTGGTTTTTCCCTAATGAGAAAAGCCAACGAAGGGATCGAACGCAGGCAATTTTTAGCGCTAATCCAATTGCTGGCCCCTCATGACATATTAATATTCACTTGGCCAAACACAACTCGATTAGCTGGCTAGCTGGTTGACATGAAAAAAATGGTGCTACAAAAAGATACATTCCCAAATGGAGGAAAGGCCCCGGCGAGATTCGAACTCACGATCTCCTGTTTACTAGACAGGCGCTTTAACCAACTAAGCCACGGCGCCACTTGCCTTTGCACGTTCTATAAATTCTTTTTGCTTCGAAAGCATCGCATCACCTTCACGTTATCAGCTGATTGGCTGATTAGGTTCGACGAGGTGAGGTGTGTGTGGGGTTTATTTTTAGCCTCTTCGGTGGAAAATAGCAAGAATAAATGGCCACATTAACTTGGGAAAATGAGGCAGAAAATGCTACTAAGAAATGCTTCTTAAAAGGACTAACTAAATAGGACTTTTAAGGATATTTGCAATGAATTATACAAACTTTGCATTTGATGAATGAatgtttattgcatttcaaCTCTTTGGTTTACAAGAACCATAATAGATTGTATGTTCAAATTCCAATAGACTTATAGCATATAACATAATTTAAACTATGCTGCCCTGAAGAGTATGCTACACAAAATTTGTAGACCTGATTAAAATCTAATAATATAAAGTGCTAAAGTAGATTGATTAAGTCATTTGGTTACCATTTCCTGCACACCCCTAAGGCCTTGGAACCCAAAAGTATCTCAACGACTACCATTCGCCTCAATTAATATGTATCTGAGCTTTTTATCCCTCGATCGCAGAGATACGGGTGTTGACAAACCCCTTCTGCGTTGCACAGCTGCTCGGTTTTATCAAACGCTCGCATTTTACCTGATTTGATCATTTTGGCAGAGTCTATGGGTCACAGCGCGCCAAAAACGAAACGTTTGTGCAAGCGAAGGGGTGGGGTGTGGTAGGGAGGGGACGGGTGGCAAAGAGATAAAGGCAGACACGTTTTGGACATTTTCACGACTGCACGCGCCCCaggctttgttgtttttgttgtgtttttttttgcaacggCTACCGTTGCtctcattgttgttgttattgcgATGTTTACTTAATCATTTGACTGATATTTTTCGGAGTGCCTTCACCCCGAAATTCGTGCTCGGGAGCAACTTTTCCTGGTCGAGCTTCTTCCCTTCCATTCCAAATtccaaacaacaaaagctcGCTCtccattttatatttttgggaGATCAACGAACTGCTTTGAAATGCTTTTGCACCGATGACGTATCGGCTATTTGCAATTTCACATAGTTGCGATTGCGTTTCATTCTACATTGTTcttaattgttgttgctgccccCTCGCCCACGCCTCACACATACACCCGCACAAAACAGGTGCACAATGTGAtaacacacgcacacagtcTCTCCTTGTGCAAGCCGGTAAACAAAACTGGAAAGAGAGAGTGCCAGAGAGCAAAGCTCCATTATTTTGGCAAAGAGCGCGAAGAAGCTTcgtgttgccattgttgttcgttttcgttttcggtaTCGTTGTGcttgttggtgttgttgtcgttgtgcGTTTTTTAACACAATTGCATTCAAAAAATGTGTGCTTAGTATTTCGGCAACTTTGTGACTGTGCGAACGTTCTGTGTTCTCCGCTTTTCAAGTATTTCTCAGATTTTTCGTGAGTAATTTACGCTTTTTGgcccaaattgaaattgagtCACACATTCGAAGCCTAGACGCTGATAACCCCcaacaaatattaaacaaaaaacgcAAATAAGACGAGCCACGgcgaaaaaccaaaacaaaagtgaaatgcCATTGACATTTGTCCATGCGAAGTTGAAGTTGACTGACCTTGAATTCCCATGTGTGTGAGAGCGAAACAGTTTCATGTGAGAGCAAGTGAGTGAATGTGGAGTCACtggaaagtgggtggcagtgggagGCGTGCCGTGAAAATCCTGAGGAAACCAAAATCCTAACCATAACaataatatttgaatatgACGAGCGCTTTTCGCGTGTTTTTTTTCGCAAATGTCAATGACTTTATTTTCAAACGCGCGCGTAAAAATAACACAAACATAGAAccctaacacacacacacacacactcgcctTCGAAAAAAGGCGGTTTATTGCACTTCCATTGTGCCAATACAATGATATTAcacatataataataatattcgcGAGTTCCCCTCCTTTCTGCCTTACTTACTACTACTCCACACAAAGTGTGCCGATCTTTGTGctataattattaatatgaTTACTGGCTGTGTGTCATATTATGCATGAGTTTTTGCTCGCGATGCTTCCGCATCATcgccaaataaataatgccCGCAGTTTAAGTGTCGCCGATAAAGTGGGCGCGACATGAATGAAGTTTTTATATTCGGATATGTATCTCACAGATGCGATCTGGGCAGAAGATGTGTCTTTATGAGGTCCGTCACAAAGTAGAATATAAGATGAATATTTACAGTCGGCAGGCATATTTCCATTGCAaccttttgattttgtcttCTGATCGCAGAGTTATCCTTTTTACCTACATCTTCAAGTACTTTTTATATATAGAGTTATTCAACATATTTGCAATCATTAGTGTTATAATATACTTTTTCAATATCCTATTCCTTTCAGTATCGTGAGATTTGTGACAAGGGCCAAAATCGTGATATATCCTCAACGTCgacgaacaacaacaactccACGACAACgaccaacaacaacacgaatagcaacaataacaacaacaccagcaaaCCACAAGCAACCTCAACACGCTGCACCCGCTGCGCCACGGACAACTGCTCGATCCATCCGGTGCAACAGGGCGAGGTCTCGTCGACGGAACCACCACTCGCGGAGCCATCACTACTGCTCGGCCAGGTGCCAGAGATATCGGCGTACTTTGAGGCACTCGAGCACTATATCAGCGGCGTCGGCTGGGTCCTGCTGCAGGTGAACGCCAACGGCATCATTGAGTCCTGCACGCAGAACATCCGCGACCTGATCGGCTATGAGAAGCAGGAGCTGTACCACCAGCCGCTCTACATGTACCTCTATTCGGGGGATCACGCCAAGCTAGAGCCGATCATCAACACCATGTACAACAATCCCAATGGCGGAAGTAACAACTCCGCCAATAATTCTGGCCCCGGCGGCACTTCTGCTGGCCCCTCGGCGGGCGTTTGGGGCGATCTCGAGGAGCTGAACAATGGCAATGCCTCACAGGGCTCCAATTCCAACGGAGCGAGCGGCTTGGGTGGAGCTGGTGGCGCTGCGGCGGGCAAGTCTAAGAGCAGCATCTCCACCAGGGTGCGCATGCTAGTCAAGGACACGCGCACGGCCACCCAAACGTCGTCCAACTGCGAGGAGAAGCCACTGAGGCAGGCCGGCCATCAGGACAAGTACGAGGAGGTGGTCCTTATAGCGGCACCCGTCAAGGGTGAGTATTTAATACTTGAATAATTAAAGTGATTGAAACCCTATTATATTAAACCATACTATTTTCAGACGATGCCGATGCCAGCAGCTCGGTGCTGTGCCTGATCACACGGCCGGAGGATGAGTCGCCCCTGGAGATCAACATTCAGCAGCacgtgcagcagcagccgatCGAGCAGATGACCTTCAAGCTGGACATCCACGGCAAAATACTCACCCTCGATCCCACGGCACTGCGGGAGCCGTTCAAGCAGCACCTGCAGACGTGGGTGGGCCGCCTGTGGCAGGATCTATGCCATCCGCACGACCTCTCCACCCTCAAGTCGCATCTGCGCGACATACAGGACTCGGCCAGCGCCAATTCGCCGGGTGCCGGAGCTGGCACCAGTGTGGTATCGCGTCCGTTTCGTTTACGATTGGGAGCACCGGATGTATACGTGCATGTGAAGGCAAACTCGAGACTGTTCCTCAACCAGACGCCTGGCGAGGGCGACTTCATAATGTCCGTACAGACGCTGCTCAACTCGGAGAACGACatgaacagcagcaacactgGAGCGGGCAGTGGCGGATTGGGCTTGGGCCAACTGTGCGCCATGGCACCGAGTCCCTCGCTTGCCAGCTCACTGCTCAGCAGCCTGTCCATGGATGGTCTGCACGGTGGAACCGGTTCCGgatcctcctcctcgccaGCGGCCTCTGGCATGTTGCCCACCCATCTGCTGGGCGGACTGGTGGGCGGCGGTCAAcagggcggcggcggcaacaGCACACAGACAACAAGCGTGGGCGGACCGCTGATGAGTAGCGCCATTATCAACGGCACCggactgcagcagcaacaacaacagcagcagcgatccGGCGCCAGCTCATCGGCCAGCTCGTCGGCAAATGCGCTGGTCAACGCGTTTACCGCTTCGCCAGCGGCTGCGGAGCATAGCTTCTACGGAAGCGATACCTTCGAATTCGACATTGCAGCACATTCCTCCTCATTCGAATTGGATCCCAGTGGCGGTGTGGGAGCCTGGACGGATTCGCGTCCAAATTCGCGAGCCTCGGTGGCCACGCCCGTTAGCACGCCGCGCCCTCCGTCTGGACACGGATTTAGTCCGGCTGTTTGCGCATCGCCGGCCACGCCGTATCAGCTATCCTCGCACTCCGCCGCCAGCCTGCCCTCGCCGCAGTCGAATGCCAGTGCCGGCGGAGGCAACTACGGTGGCTTCAACTTCCACTCCTTCGAGGCGGGCGATGTGAAGCCCGAGAAGGatgtccagcagcagcaaaaccagcagcaggcaaacaacaatagcagcagcagcaacccaCTATTGGGCGGCGGTTTGCCAAACGGCGTTGGTGGAATGCTGCTctcccagcagcagcaacaacagcagcagcagacaccgccccaacagcagcagcaacagcagcaacaggagtCCTCGGAGCGGTTGCGCCATTTGCTGACCAAGTCGCAGAGCATGGCCGGCGGTCTGGGAGGACTGGGCGACGATGAGAAGGTGAGTCCCACTACAAGATTTAGGTCAATAGCATGAAGTTGACTGAAACAGGTTTTGCACACAAAAATGTACGAATCTATACTAATGCAAGTATAATTATTTCGCAGTACTTCAAGACCGAGGGCAGCGAGGATGAGAAGCACGGCAGCGGTGGTTTCAAGATGGGTGGCCAGGCCGGAGGACTGGGAATGTTCGGACCCATGGGATCGATGGGGCGCGGTGTCGGCAACTCAAGTATGCTGCACAAGGCAGGCAATTCCCAGAACCCCATGCTGCTCAAGGTATGATTTTAATATTGCGAAAAGGAACTTCCCTCTCTGAATATAGATTTACTTGCAGCTTCTCAACGAGAAGTCCGAGGACGATGAGGGCAACGGATCGGGTGGTGGGCCAGGTTCAATGAACAACTCCCGGCAGAGCGAGCTGATGCGTCAGCTAAAGAATCCGGACGGTGGCAGTCACGGGATGCACCGTAACAGTGCCAGCGGCAACATGAGCACCGAGGACCTGAAGGCGATGCTCAAGATCCAAAGCGATCCATCGCTGAGCCGAAAGCGATCACTAAACGAGCCCGACGACGATCCCTCTGCCAAACGGTCGGAGGACAAGCCCAGCAAACTGTGCACGCAGAACAAGATGTTGGCCAAGCTGCTGCAGAATCCGCCAAAGATACCCAAAGCACCCAATCCCGAGCAGCCGCTGCAAGTGAAGACGCTGCCGGACATCACCAGCTCCACGGTGAGCAGCACGCTGGCCGCTCCGGGTAACCTCATTAGCGCTGGCAGCACCGGACCCAAAGCGGCAGCCAATCGCAACcgaaagcagcaacaacagcagcagcagcaacagcagcaacaacagcagcagcagcaacagcagcagcagcaacaggtcGCCGGCATTCCttcccagcagcaacaacagcagccaaacGATGTCTACCTcagtcagcagcagcaacagcaactccAGCCGCCGCAGCTGGCCttccagcaccagcaacagcaactggcGACCACAGCAACTACCTCAATTACCACAGCGGCCTCCACTTCGGCAGCAgctgcggcagcggcggccaTTCTGGGCGAACGCGACTCGGAGCTGTCCAAGTTGCTGGACAGCGTAATGGAGTATTATCCAGATGATACACCCATCGTGACCAATGCCCCATCCGAGGCCTCGGCAATCAACGACATTCAAAAGTCGCTGATGCTGGACGTAGAGTCGGCGGCCTTTGGAAACGATCTAAACCAGCAGCTTATGAtgagccagcagcaacagcaccagcaacaacagcagcagcaacaactgctgGCGTTGCAGCTtgcccaacagcagcagcaacagcgacagcagcatctgcagcagccCCCTGCCTATCCGGGCATGCtcaacatgcaacagcagcaacaccaacagcagcagcaacagcaaaaccAGCAGCACATCATGCAGCGCCTGGAAGCCATGCGCAATCAGGGCAACCAGGGTTTCCAGCGACCACCACCCATGTATTCCGCTCGCGGTCGTGGGCCCATGAATGCGGTGGCCACTCCGGGGGGCGTGGTGTTGCctgcccagcagcagctgcgcaACATgcgacaacagcagcagttggcGGCGGCGCAGCAGAAGGAGCGTTtactgcagcaacagcagaagcagcaaatGCTCGTTCCCGAGAATGCCAGTGAGTATTAGAAAATGCTGCCTTTAATTTTAAGCTCGACTTACCACGTTTTAATAGAATCAGGGAGCCTGGTTTGAAATTGGATTATTAAGCATATTGTGTCTTTCCTTTTAGCTGGCATGAATGCGGGCTTGAACAACATTGGCTCGCTTCTCAACACGACGGTGGCCCCCAATGTGTCCCTGTCCCGCACGAACCTGCCCTCAGATGCCCAGCTCAGTCCAAACTTTGCTCAGACCctgatgcagcagcagctcagtCCCGGTCGCAGCGCGCCCTACAGCCCGCAGCCCAACCAAGGTATGCTGATGACTTTGTAAATGCAATAGCATTGATAACTGATGGTGAATTTGGATTTTCAGGCTATGCCCCTCAGTTTCCGCAACCTGGCCAACGTCTCTccccgcagcagcagcagcagcttagccagcagcaacagaacaatgtccagcagcaacagttggcctaccagcagcaacaggtcGGCGACGGCGGACGTTCCAACACTCCGTTTGGCTCAAACTCGGGAATGCAGTCGCCGGGCATGCAGAACAGTCCGCAGCAGTGGGGAGctggcggcggaggaggcggtggaCCCGGCGGTCCACTGCCGTCTGGCAATGCCGGAAGAACACTGCAGCAACACAACCCGATGCTCATTGCACAGCTGCAGGTGAGTGTCTGAGTATTGAACCAGCCAATGCGGATCCATTAACACCTTTCCATGGCCGCGCTGCAGGGCGTGAGTCCGTACAATGCGCGTCAATACCAACAGAACCAGAGACGCGGCCTCAATTCCCCAGGAGCAGTCGGACCCGGTGGCAATCCGGCGACTCTGCAGCGGCAGAACTCGTTCCAGGGACAAGGCGGTGGCGGAGCCACAACGCCCGATGGTTCCGGCGTGGGTTTCGGCGGTCCACAGTCCCCCTACGGCAGCAATGTCAATgttttccagcagcagcagttgcagcgtCTGCAGCGACAGGGCAGCGTGCCACAGGCCACCCAGCATCTGCCAGGTAAGGAATGGAACGGGGCGCAATGCTGGATCCACCATTGAACTGAAAACTAGGCGTTTAGTTTGTTTATGGCGAGTAAAAGCGCATTTTAGGAGCAAGTAAGGGGGAGTACAATTAGGAAATCGAGATAAAAGTACCTATTACTGCCTTAAAGAACAAGTATGATAAACAAATGTAGTTGATATATCTCTTGTGATTTAAGCACCCCTTAATCCACATACTAAACATTAAACTACATACCTAGACAGCtttacacacactcacacataacacacaaccacacacacacacacacacacacagttgaTGACCTGAACTAGTTTTAATCAAAGCCAAACGAAACCAACCAAAACCGCTTAACCAAAACAGGCTCGCCACGCTTTGGCTCCTCACcgggcagcagcaacaacactgATAGTTCAGCTGCCGCCggcaaccagcagcagcaacagcagcagcagcagcaacaacagcagcagcagcagcatcagcagcagcagcaacagcagcagcagcagctgatgAACGGGCTGAGCATGTcgccacatccgcatccgcaccCGGCGATGATGGGCGTGGGCGGCATGGGCAGCGGCGGTGGCAACGGCATCATTGGCCTTGGCGGCGGGGGCGGCAACTATGGGGCCACTCTTGGTGGCTACGGGCAGTCGCAGCAGGCGAATGATTTCTATGGTCGCGCCCAGACCGGTAAGCCTGTGTGCTCTTCTCTCACTCTCTGTCTCAAACTGAAACCATCATTTAAATATCTCACGCGATCGCTGTATAAATCACCCCGCCTTCAAAtctgtgtatatatacatatatatatatatatttataatatggCTGTATAATCCATTGCCACGCATCGTAAAGCAATCCAAATTTTGGGAGCATTCTGTATATACGTATCAAAAATCTACATTTAAGCTGGAAAACACACACGTATCAACACCCCTAACCCACACATATGCGACTATATCTTTGTATAACTCTGTACGATCATTGTAATTAACCCAATATCCCCGCCCGATAAGTCAAGTTGGTTGTGCTGTACATAATATCTAGCATACATAGTTGCAGGCGCTGCACCCCCACAAAAACATTTGGTGTACCCAAAGTTCCCCTAAAATGTTTAGTTCTAAGAACACATTTCGCAAAC
Proteins encoded:
- the LOC120458090 gene encoding neurogenic protein mastermind isoform X1; the protein is MSIAAAENAGLSPSDLPDHWASGTSNPSTSTSSSSSSSGSSISASGSNNNKYNSGNISVCNLPRSSPAAATAAVTLSSTAGGIGSNLLSGLHHGLAPGTHPLQRATAASGGGAGAGGVAGASTAAALALQQHQHQHQNQHQHQQQAQQQQHQQQTQQQQQLAYQHQQLQQQIISQRSIQNKAAATAAAQTASLAAALQRSAAIMNAVASPISANSANSATSGRKIRRKTDSKVNLPQSQINKCNNEKRRREAENGYIEQLSEILTLNKRGDMTSTKPDKAAILNQVVRTYREICDKGQNRDISSTSTNNNNSTTTTNNNTNSNNNNNTSKPQATSTRCTRCATDNCSIHPVQQGEVSSTEPPLAEPSLLLGQVPEISAYFEALEHYISGVGWVLLQVNANGIIESCTQNIRDLIGYEKQELYHQPLYMYLYSGDHAKLEPIINTMYNNPNGGSNNSANNSGPGGTSAGPSAGVWGDLEELNNGNASQGSNSNGASGLGGAGGAAAGKSKSSISTRVRMLVKDTRTATQTSSNCEEKPLRQAGHQDKYEEVVLIAAPVKDDADASSSVLCLITRPEDESPLEINIQQHVQQQPIEQMTFKLDIHGKILTLDPTALREPFKQHLQTWVGRLWQDLCHPHDLSTLKSHLRDIQDSASANSPGAGAGTSVVSRPFRLRLGAPDVYVHVKANSRLFLNQTPGEGDFIMSVQTLLNSENDMNSSNTGAGSGGLGLGQLCAMAPSPSLASSLLSSLSMDGLHGGTGSGSSSSPAASGMLPTHLLGGLVGGGQQGGGGNSTQTTSVGGPLMSSAIINGTGLQQQQQQQQRSGASSSASSSANALVNAFTASPAAAEHSFYGSDTFEFDIAAHSSSFELDPSGGVGAWTDSRPNSRASVATPVSTPRPPSGHGFSPAVCASPATPYQLSSHSAASLPSPQSNASAGGGNYGGFNFHSFEAGDVKPEKDVQQQQNQQQANNNSSSSNPLLGGGLPNGVGGMLLSQQQQQQQQQTPPQQQQQQQQQESSERLRHLLTKSQSMAGGLGGLGDDEKYFKTEGSEDEKHGSGGFKMGGQAGGLGMFGPMGSMGRGVGNSSMLHKAGNSQNPMLLKLLNEKSEDDEGNGSGGGPGSMNNSRQSELMRQLKNPDGGSHGMHRNSASGNMSTEDLKAMLKIQSDPSLSRKRSLNEPDDDPSAKRSEDKPSKLCTQNKMLAKLLQNPPKIPKAPNPEQPLQVKTLPDITSSTVSSTLAAPGNLISAGSTGPKAAANRNRKQQQQQQQQQQQQQQQQQQQQQQQVAGIPSQQQQQQPNDVYLSQQQQQQLQPPQLAFQHQQQQLATTATTSITTAASTSAAAAAAAAILGERDSELSKLLDSVMEYYPDDTPIVTNAPSEASAINDIQKSLMLDVESAAFGNDLNQQLMMSQQQQHQQQQQQQQLLALQLAQQQQQQRQQHLQQPPAYPGMLNMQQQQHQQQQQQQNQQHIMQRLEAMRNQGNQGFQRPPPMYSARGRGPMNAVATPGGVVLPAQQQLRNMRQQQQLAAAQQKERLLQQQQKQQMLVPENATGMNAGLNNIGSLLNTTVAPNVSLSRTNLPSDAQLSPNFAQTLMQQQLSPGRSAPYSPQPNQGYAPQFPQPGQRLSPQQQQQLSQQQQNNVQQQQLAYQQQQVGDGGRSNTPFGSNSGMQSPGMQNSPQQWGAGGGGGGGPGGPLPSGNAGRTLQQHNPMLIAQLQGVSPYNARQYQQNQRRGLNSPGAVGPGGNPATLQRQNSFQGQGGGGATTPDGSGVGFGGPQSPYGSNVNVFQQQQLQRLQRQGSVPQATQHLPGSPRFGSSPGSSNNTDSSAAAGNQQQQQQQQQQQQQQQQHQQQQQQQQQQLMNGLSMSPHPHPHPAMMGVGGMGSGGGNGIIGLGGGGGNYGATLGGYGQSQQANDFYGRAQTAGGGGGVAGGSANSEFVKQELRAVVSVRAQQAAAAATGGAGGGGGGGGVAQRGQTPQSPLQQGSVIGSGGGIVGGVNSTNTMGNVTPTGSGNVSNSMLNTPPDPTLSFSFETPDFFTSSATR